Proteins encoded by one window of Halomonas sp. Bachu 37:
- a CDS encoding AI-2E family transporter, producing the protein MRNTWWAAIGIVIVGLLLYRLDAVLMPFIAGMILTYLADPMADRFERWGMNRPFAVSSVFLVLLFIMVVALLILVPLAVHQIRQLGAMTPGIFAWVEQVLAPQVFEWTGYDLTGELENVQQMIGDNWRDAGSYLAQLLGQVGRSGMAFISWVTYVALIPVVAFYLLLDWDRLLQSIHDLLPRRWEPDVTRLAKRCDEVLSAFLRGQLLVMLCLGGIYSIGLTLMGLSFGLLIGLMAGLASIVPFLGFIVGIGVALVVAFFQYGTWWALLAVVAIFSFGQLMESVVLQPKLLGDKIGLHPVAVIFAVLAGGSLFGLTGVLLALPIAAVIVVLLKEVMERYKNSDLYDTPRKLQQEEESS; encoded by the coding sequence ATGCGAAATACGTGGTGGGCCGCTATCGGCATTGTGATCGTGGGGCTGCTGCTCTATCGCCTGGATGCGGTGCTCATGCCATTCATCGCCGGGATGATCCTCACCTATCTGGCCGACCCGATGGCCGACCGTTTCGAGCGTTGGGGGATGAACCGACCGTTTGCGGTAAGCAGCGTGTTCCTGGTGCTGCTGTTTATCATGGTGGTTGCATTGTTGATCCTCGTTCCGCTTGCCGTACATCAGATTCGGCAATTAGGTGCAATGACTCCGGGAATCTTCGCCTGGGTAGAACAAGTGCTGGCACCTCAGGTATTCGAGTGGACGGGGTACGACCTGACCGGCGAACTGGAAAACGTGCAGCAGATGATCGGGGACAACTGGCGGGATGCCGGCAGCTATCTGGCTCAGCTGCTGGGCCAGGTGGGGCGCTCGGGAATGGCCTTTATTTCATGGGTAACATATGTCGCCCTGATTCCCGTCGTGGCGTTTTATCTTCTACTGGACTGGGATCGGCTGTTGCAGAGCATCCATGATCTGTTGCCACGGCGCTGGGAACCCGATGTGACAAGACTTGCCAAGCGCTGCGATGAAGTGCTTTCTGCCTTCCTGCGGGGGCAGCTTCTGGTGATGCTGTGCCTAGGAGGTATCTACTCCATCGGCCTGACGCTGATGGGGTTGAGTTTCGGTCTGCTGATCGGACTGATGGCGGGTCTTGCCAGTATCGTACCGTTTCTTGGGTTTATCGTCGGTATCGGTGTCGCTCTGGTCGTCGCCTTCTTTCAGTACGGTACCTGGTGGGCGTTGCTGGCAGTGGTGGCGATTTTCTCGTTCGGCCAGTTGATGGAAAGCGTCGTGCTTCAGCCCAAGTTGCTTGGCGACAAGATTGGTCTGCATCCAGTGGCGGTGATTTTCGCGGTACTGGCCGGGGGCAGCCTGTTCGGCCTCACGGGCGTCCTACTGGCGTTGCCGATTGCGGCTGTCATCGTGGTGCTTTTGAAGGAGGTTATGGAACGCTACAAGAACAGCGACCTGTACGATACACCCCGGAAACTTCAGCAGGAGGAAGAGTCGTCATGA
- the purM gene encoding phosphoribosylformylglycinamidine cyclo-ligase translates to MTETSSSQPAKPSLSYKDAGVDIDAGNALVDRIKHVAGRTTRPEVMGGLGGFGALCQLPSGYREPVLVTGTDGVGTKLRLAMDLGRHDTIGIDLVAMCVNDLIVAGAEPLLFLDYYATGKLDVDIAADVVSGIGDGCEQAGCALVGGETAEMPGMYEGSDYDLAGFCVGIVEKSEILDGSKVGEGDVLLGLASSGPHSNGYSLIRKILEVSDADLTMEMDGRTLGEALLAPTRIYVKPLLSLLRDSGVPVHALSHITGGGLLENLPRVLPESMAAHIDAAAWTRPAVFDWLQAEGNVEENEMYRVLNCGIGMVIVVPAEKADQARAHLQAQGESVYRIGSIVSHEAQAEAVVLENLAS, encoded by the coding sequence ATGACCGAGACTTCCTCTTCGCAGCCCGCCAAGCCCTCCTTGAGCTACAAGGACGCCGGCGTTGATATCGATGCCGGTAATGCCCTGGTGGATCGCATCAAGCACGTGGCCGGACGGACGACCCGTCCTGAAGTCATGGGCGGCCTGGGCGGGTTCGGTGCATTATGCCAGCTTCCGTCCGGCTACCGGGAGCCCGTGTTGGTCACCGGTACCGACGGCGTCGGCACCAAGCTGCGCCTGGCCATGGATCTCGGCCGACACGATACGATCGGGATCGACCTGGTCGCCATGTGCGTCAACGACTTGATTGTCGCCGGTGCCGAACCCCTACTGTTTCTCGACTACTATGCCACGGGCAAGCTGGATGTGGATATCGCCGCCGATGTCGTCAGCGGTATCGGCGACGGCTGCGAGCAGGCCGGTTGTGCTCTTGTGGGAGGCGAAACCGCAGAAATGCCGGGCATGTACGAAGGCAGCGACTACGACCTGGCTGGTTTTTGTGTGGGCATCGTCGAAAAATCCGAGATCCTCGATGGCAGCAAGGTCGGCGAAGGCGATGTGCTGTTGGGCCTGGCCTCTTCGGGTCCGCACTCCAACGGCTACTCACTGATTCGCAAGATACTCGAGGTCAGTGACGCGGATCTCACCATGGAAATGGATGGTCGGACCCTGGGGGAGGCGTTATTGGCGCCGACTCGCATCTACGTCAAACCGTTACTTTCGCTGTTGCGTGATAGCGGCGTTCCGGTCCATGCGCTCTCGCATATTACCGGTGGCGGTCTGCTGGAAAATCTACCACGTGTGTTGCCGGAATCGATGGCAGCGCACATCGATGCCGCTGCCTGGACTCGTCCTGCGGTCTTCGACTGGCTGCAGGCCGAGGGCAATGTCGAAGAGAACGAAATGTACCGCGTACTCAACTGCGGTATCGGCATGGTCATCGTGGTGCCGGCGGAAAAAGCCGATCAGGCAAGGGCTCACTTGCAGGCGCAAGGCGAGAGTGTCTACCGTATCGGTAGCATCGTCTCGCACGAAGCTCAGGCAGAAGCGGTCGTTCTGGAGAACCTTGCCTCATGA
- the purN gene encoding phosphoribosylglycinamide formyltransferase: protein MSDSDFNGEGLGGFTPETTRPPRVVVLISGNGSNLQALIDAQEHDRLGGEIVAVVSNVADAYGLQRARDANIDAVVLPHGEYDNRDAYDGALIKVIERHEPDLIVLAGFMRILSQRFVQRYLGRMLNIHPSLLPAYQGLGTHALALADGVSEHGCSVHFVTEELDSGPVVLQAVVKVAEDDTVDSLKEKVHAREHLIYPIAVRWFLEGRLQFSGDSATMDGVALPPYGMRLSHEDAAEELDEGEE from the coding sequence ATGAGCGACTCGGACTTCAACGGAGAAGGTCTGGGCGGCTTTACCCCCGAAACTACCCGCCCACCCCGGGTCGTGGTTCTGATTTCAGGTAATGGCAGTAATCTGCAGGCCCTGATCGATGCCCAGGAACACGACCGCCTGGGCGGTGAAATCGTCGCGGTGGTATCGAATGTCGCCGATGCCTACGGGCTGCAGCGCGCCCGCGACGCAAACATCGATGCCGTCGTCCTGCCCCACGGGGAGTACGATAATCGCGATGCCTACGACGGCGCACTGATCAAGGTGATCGAACGCCACGAGCCGGACCTGATCGTTCTGGCCGGTTTCATGCGCATTCTCAGTCAACGCTTCGTGCAACGCTATCTGGGCCGCATGCTGAATATCCATCCCTCACTGCTACCCGCCTATCAAGGACTCGGCACGCATGCCCTGGCACTGGCCGACGGCGTCTCGGAACATGGCTGCAGCGTGCATTTCGTGACCGAAGAACTGGATAGCGGCCCCGTAGTGCTGCAAGCCGTGGTCAAGGTAGCCGAGGATGATACCGTCGACAGCTTGAAAGAGAAGGTGCATGCCCGCGAGCATCTGATCTATCCCATTGCTGTGCGCTGGTTTCTCGAAGGACGCCTGCAGTTCAGCGGTGACTCAGCCACTATGGATGGTGTTGCGCTGCCGCCGTACGGCATGCGCCTCTCGCATGAAGATGCCGCCGAGGAACTGGACGAAGGCGAAGAGTAA
- the dcd gene encoding dCTP deaminase, protein MSIKSDKWIRRMAERDAMIEPFEAEQVRYVDGKRVISYGTSSYGYDVRCADDFKVFTNINSAVVDPKAFDEKSFVDVKGDVCVIPPNSFALARTVEYFRIPRSVLTICLGKSTYARCGIIVNVTPLEPEWEGHVTLEFSNTTNLPAKIYAHEGVAQMLFLESDEVCATSYKDRGGKYMGQRGVTLPRT, encoded by the coding sequence ATGAGTATCAAGTCTGACAAGTGGATACGACGCATGGCCGAGCGTGACGCCATGATCGAGCCTTTCGAGGCGGAGCAGGTGCGTTACGTGGATGGAAAGCGCGTCATTTCCTACGGCACCTCCAGCTACGGTTACGATGTGCGCTGTGCCGATGACTTCAAGGTTTTCACCAATATCAATTCCGCCGTGGTGGACCCCAAGGCATTCGATGAAAAAAGCTTTGTCGATGTGAAAGGAGATGTTTGCGTCATTCCGCCCAACTCCTTTGCGCTGGCGCGGACCGTCGAATACTTTCGTATTCCTCGTAGCGTGTTGACCATCTGCCTGGGCAAATCCACCTACGCGCGTTGCGGCATCATCGTCAACGTCACACCTCTGGAGCCGGAGTGGGAAGGGCATGTCACCCTTGAATTCTCCAACACCACCAATTTGCCGGCCAAGATCTATGCCCACGAGGGGGTAGCGCAGATGCTGTTTCTGGAATCAGACGAGGTATGTGCTACCTCGTACAAGGATCGAGGCGGGAAATACATGGGGCAGCGTGGCGTAACACTGCCGCGCACCTGA
- the apbC gene encoding iron-sulfur cluster carrier protein ApbC, protein MEGVKHIVAVASGKGGVGKSTVTVNLALALAAEGHRVGVLDADIHGPSQAQMLGIAEGSRPQPAGENSFHPMRAHGIQAMSMAFLVDTRQPMVWRGPMVVGAFQQLLTQTAWEDVDILLIDMPPGTGDIQLTLSQRVPVSGAVIVTTPQDIALLDARKGIEMFRKVSVPVLGVVENMSLYQCEACGHQAPIFGTGGGDKIAAEYDTRVLGRLPLTLSIRELADSGNPSVAAEPEGEVAQVFREIARQVAEQVASSSDDGPSISFSE, encoded by the coding sequence ATCGAAGGAGTCAAGCACATAGTAGCCGTCGCGTCCGGCAAGGGCGGTGTGGGAAAATCCACGGTAACCGTGAACCTTGCACTGGCGTTGGCAGCCGAGGGGCATCGCGTGGGAGTACTCGATGCCGACATTCATGGCCCCAGCCAGGCGCAAATGCTGGGTATCGCCGAGGGTTCGCGTCCGCAGCCGGCGGGAGAAAACAGCTTTCACCCCATGCGTGCTCATGGCATCCAGGCGATGTCCATGGCGTTTCTTGTGGATACCCGTCAGCCGATGGTGTGGCGAGGGCCGATGGTGGTCGGTGCCTTTCAGCAGCTATTGACCCAGACGGCATGGGAGGACGTGGATATACTGCTTATCGACATGCCGCCGGGCACCGGCGATATCCAGTTGACGCTTTCGCAGCGCGTACCGGTTTCCGGTGCGGTGATCGTGACGACTCCTCAGGACATCGCCTTGCTGGACGCGCGCAAGGGCATCGAGATGTTCCGCAAGGTCAGCGTGCCGGTATTGGGAGTGGTGGAGAACATGAGCCTTTACCAGTGCGAGGCGTGTGGTCATCAGGCACCGATCTTCGGCACGGGCGGAGGCGATAAGATCGCCGCTGAGTATGATACCCGGGTTCTGGGACGACTCCCCTTGACGTTATCCATTCGTGAGCTGGCAGACTCCGGCAACCCCAGTGTGGCTGCGGAACCCGAGGGAGAGGTCGCCCAAGTATTCCGCGAGATCGCCCGTCAGGTGGCGGAACAGGTTGCGAGCAGTTCCGATGACGGGCCGTCCATTTCCTTTAGCGAGTAA
- a CDS encoding kinesin translates to MKIIAAIAVIAVIWAIMAQSSAGSRQDEIDTLESRLTTMESENRSLNARLTEVEEAETSIEQLQQEIESLEQQRLQQQQSMEENRANAEEVQGNLDSLVSEQETLQSDIQALEEQRSSIEDEVSGLRDELEQVQTARDETERARQEAEQARQDAEDARQEAEQARQQAEEARQQAVEERNAAESSLEELSNQTQQAEEQLSGLQEEVQSLQSQRDELGQEMENLQSERDTLQNDVEGIQGLLEEEQQSLDQVRSERDDLMVALDIGREELARVEEQVSAREERLERLETQLSDWREELANLESRLAEDEQEVENQQSQTSSSQQSSSQSQSSMDQQSSSGQQSVTNSPSASSQESSSQQQSEQQPAPGEGNDASEQEQEIQSTTEQSAG, encoded by the coding sequence GTGAAGATTATCGCCGCCATTGCAGTGATCGCGGTGATATGGGCGATCATGGCGCAAAGCAGTGCCGGTTCTCGTCAGGACGAAATAGACACCCTTGAAAGCCGCTTGACGACAATGGAGAGTGAAAACAGGAGCCTGAATGCCCGCTTGACCGAGGTGGAAGAGGCAGAAACCAGCATCGAACAATTGCAACAAGAGATCGAGTCTCTGGAGCAGCAACGACTTCAACAGCAACAATCCATGGAGGAGAACCGGGCGAACGCTGAAGAAGTACAAGGCAATCTCGACTCGCTGGTGAGTGAGCAGGAGACCCTGCAGAGCGATATCCAGGCGCTGGAAGAACAGCGATCCTCCATAGAGGATGAAGTCTCGGGACTGCGTGATGAGCTGGAACAGGTGCAAACCGCACGAGACGAAACCGAGCGCGCCCGTCAGGAAGCCGAGCAGGCTCGCCAGGACGCCGAAGATGCCCGCCAGGAAGCAGAGCAGGCCCGTCAGCAAGCCGAAGAAGCCCGTCAGCAGGCGGTGGAAGAGCGCAATGCCGCCGAGTCTTCGCTGGAAGAGTTGAGCAACCAGACTCAACAGGCCGAAGAGCAGCTGAGCGGATTACAGGAGGAAGTCCAGAGCCTGCAGAGCCAGCGTGATGAGCTTGGCCAGGAAATGGAAAATCTGCAGAGTGAACGTGACACCCTGCAGAACGATGTTGAAGGCATACAGGGCCTGCTGGAGGAAGAGCAGCAAAGCCTCGACCAGGTGCGTAGCGAGCGCGACGACTTGATGGTCGCACTCGATATCGGCCGTGAAGAACTGGCCAGAGTTGAAGAGCAGGTCAGCGCGCGTGAGGAACGTCTCGAGCGCCTGGAAACTCAGCTCTCCGACTGGCGTGAAGAACTTGCCAACCTTGAGTCTCGGCTTGCCGAAGATGAGCAGGAAGTCGAGAACCAGCAGAGCCAGACTTCCTCGAGCCAGCAGTCTTCTTCGCAATCGCAGTCTTCCATGGATCAACAGTCGTCCTCGGGACAACAGTCTGTGACAAATTCACCGTCCGCTTCGAGCCAAGAGTCCTCTTCGCAGCAGCAATCCGAGCAGCAGCCCGCCCCGGGTGAAGGGAATGACGCGTCCGAGCAAGAGCAGGAGATCCAGTCCACGACTGAACAGAGCGCTGGCTAA
- the cobA gene encoding uroporphyrinogen-III C-methyltransferase: protein MSLVGAGPGDPELLTLKAYKRLQQADVILYDRLVSTEIRQLIAPQAEQFYVGKARSFHSVPQNEINEALVGWAHKGKRVVRLKGGDPFIFGRGGEELETLLDAAINVEVVPGITAASGCSAYAGIPLTHRDHAQSVRFVTGHLKSADAELDWDSLSRPGQTLVFYMGLGSIDFIRQSLINHGMPEEMPLALIEQGTTRRQRVYIGSLSAPPTALTDGIVQPPTLLIVGSVVSLHGRLDWFSPATGLATGFEPGEASLPLRKPPES from the coding sequence GTGAGCCTGGTAGGGGCCGGGCCTGGCGATCCGGAGCTGCTGACCCTGAAAGCCTACAAGCGACTCCAGCAGGCGGACGTGATTCTTTACGATCGTCTGGTCAGCACGGAAATACGCCAGCTAATCGCGCCGCAGGCCGAGCAGTTCTATGTAGGCAAGGCCCGTTCCTTTCATAGCGTGCCTCAGAACGAGATCAACGAAGCCCTGGTGGGATGGGCGCACAAGGGCAAGCGGGTCGTAAGGCTGAAAGGCGGCGATCCCTTTATTTTCGGCCGTGGTGGGGAAGAGCTGGAAACCCTGCTGGACGCGGCGATCAATGTCGAGGTGGTCCCTGGGATCACGGCGGCCTCGGGCTGTTCCGCCTATGCCGGCATTCCCCTGACCCATCGCGACCATGCTCAGTCGGTGCGTTTCGTTACCGGACACTTGAAAAGCGCTGATGCCGAACTTGATTGGGACTCTCTCTCCCGGCCGGGACAGACTCTGGTGTTCTACATGGGGCTTGGCAGCATCGACTTTATTCGGCAATCGTTGATCAACCATGGCATGCCCGAGGAGATGCCACTGGCATTGATCGAACAAGGAACCACCAGGCGCCAGAGAGTCTATATCGGTTCCTTGTCGGCACCTCCCACGGCGCTAACAGACGGAATCGTTCAGCCACCGACTCTGCTCATTGTCGGCAGCGTGGTATCGCTACACGGTCGTCTGGACTGGTTTTCACCGGCAACGGGATTAGCCACGGGTTTCGAACCCGGTGAGGCAAGCTTGCCCCTGCGTAAGCCGCCGGAGAGCTGA
- a CDS encoding amino acid aminotransferase: protein MFEQIERVPGDAILGLIEAFKKDTNPQKVDLGVGVYRDAQGNTPVMRAVKEAEALLLKNETTKTYIGSHGAPSYGEVILPMVLGENSPVLEAGRASATQSPGGTGALRLAADFIATQLPGRGIWVSDPTWPNHHGIFTAAGITLHKYPYVDAENRLDFAGMLAAVKQIPEGDVIVLHACCHNPTGFDLSQEQWQQVLEVVRERNLLPLIDFAYQGFGEGLDEDAFGVRLMAEQLDEVIITSSCSKNFGIYCERTGCLIMVAKNAEQMENVRSQVAIVARENYSNPPAHGGAIVSEILHNAELAAMWREELTEMRDRINTLRRDFVEALKPYGLDQKYACVAEQRGMFSYTGLTPQQVDRLRDEFGIYMVRSGRANVAGFSHENLPYLAKAIAAVN from the coding sequence ATGTTCGAGCAAATTGAGCGGGTCCCCGGAGACGCCATTCTAGGGCTTATCGAAGCTTTCAAGAAAGACACGAACCCCCAGAAAGTGGACCTTGGTGTCGGTGTCTATCGCGATGCCCAAGGCAACACGCCGGTCATGCGAGCCGTGAAGGAAGCCGAAGCCCTGCTGCTCAAGAACGAAACCACGAAGACCTACATTGGCTCCCATGGTGCTCCGTCCTATGGTGAAGTCATATTGCCCATGGTACTGGGGGAAAATTCGCCGGTACTCGAGGCCGGACGTGCCAGCGCCACCCAATCACCCGGCGGTACTGGCGCCTTGCGCCTGGCGGCGGACTTCATCGCCACCCAGCTGCCGGGCAGGGGAATCTGGGTCAGCGATCCGACCTGGCCCAATCATCATGGCATATTCACTGCCGCCGGTATCACGCTGCACAAGTATCCGTATGTGGATGCGGAGAATCGCCTGGATTTCGCCGGTATGCTGGCCGCCGTAAAGCAGATTCCCGAAGGTGACGTCATCGTCCTGCATGCCTGCTGCCACAACCCGACCGGATTCGATCTTTCACAGGAGCAGTGGCAACAGGTACTCGAGGTGGTACGCGAACGCAACCTGCTGCCGCTGATCGACTTTGCCTACCAAGGCTTTGGCGAAGGGCTGGATGAAGACGCCTTCGGCGTTCGCCTGATGGCGGAGCAGCTCGACGAGGTGATCATCACCAGTTCCTGCTCGAAGAATTTCGGCATCTATTGCGAACGTACGGGTTGCCTGATCATGGTGGCCAAGAATGCCGAGCAGATGGAGAACGTTCGCTCCCAGGTGGCCATCGTCGCGCGGGAGAACTACTCCAACCCACCGGCCCATGGCGGTGCGATTGTCAGCGAAATCCTACACAACGCAGAACTTGCTGCCATGTGGCGCGAAGAGCTGACCGAAATGCGCGATCGTATCAATACTCTGCGCCGCGATTTCGTCGAAGCCCTGAAGCCCTACGGACTGGACCAGAAGTACGCATGCGTGGCCGAGCAGCGTGGAATGTTCTCCTATACCGGCTTGACTCCCCAGCAGGTCGACCGCCTCCGCGATGAGTTCGGTATCTACATGGTGCGCTCGGGACGTGCCAATGTGGCTGGTTTCTCCCATGAGAACCTACCCTACCTGGCCAAGGCTATTGCCGCGGTCAACTGA
- a CDS encoding NCS2 family permease: MAAPRVHYPWYKKEDTDAFFALFQNNIANFVIIAITMLGMDFPASIVFGQVLPGAAVAVMAGNFYYAWSASRLARKENRSDVTALSYGISTPVMFVFLFGVLLPAKQLTGDAELAWKVAVAACFISGAIEAAISLVGRWVQYHLPRAAMLGAVAGVALTFIAGEMLFKTLEMPIIGLLVLAIIIVGLVARVTMPFRLPTSLFAIIVGTAMAYLIGDAGSDNFSDAFTHLGFYPLLPGTAWLEGLGLLFTSMLAVLTVVLPITLYNAIETMNNVEAMEAAGDKYDVRECQAVDGVGTMIGALFGGVFPTTVYIATVGAKWMGAGRGYSILNGAVYGIATMFGLIAALAAIIPVSVVAPILVFVGMSMIATAFQSNDTRYYPAVALAMLPYFANYVMTRFNRGAGDVVADISSSIVAMGQGAMFMAIFIGAMTVSVIDHQFRRAAIFALFAASFSFVGLMHAPKLAFNAAPDFVLGYLVMALLFVYFAFQEARRSSISR, encoded by the coding sequence ATGGCGGCTCCCCGCGTTCACTACCCCTGGTACAAGAAAGAAGATACCGATGCGTTCTTCGCGCTCTTTCAGAACAATATTGCTAACTTCGTCATTATTGCCATCACCATGCTGGGTATGGACTTCCCTGCCTCCATCGTATTCGGCCAGGTACTTCCCGGTGCCGCCGTTGCAGTCATGGCGGGTAATTTCTATTACGCCTGGAGTGCTTCGCGGCTGGCGCGCAAGGAGAATCGCAGCGATGTGACCGCCCTCTCCTACGGCATCTCCACGCCGGTCATGTTCGTCTTCCTGTTCGGCGTGCTGCTCCCCGCCAAACAGCTTACCGGTGACGCCGAACTGGCCTGGAAGGTTGCTGTGGCGGCCTGCTTCATCAGCGGCGCCATCGAAGCGGCGATCAGCCTGGTGGGCCGCTGGGTGCAATATCATCTGCCGCGTGCCGCCATGCTCGGAGCTGTTGCCGGCGTGGCGCTTACCTTCATTGCCGGCGAAATGCTATTCAAGACGCTCGAGATGCCGATAATTGGCTTGCTGGTCTTGGCAATCATCATTGTCGGTCTGGTGGCTCGCGTGACCATGCCCTTTCGCCTGCCCACCTCCCTGTTTGCCATCATTGTCGGCACGGCGATGGCCTACTTGATCGGCGATGCAGGTAGCGACAATTTCAGCGATGCTTTCACCCACCTCGGCTTCTATCCGCTGCTTCCCGGCACGGCCTGGCTGGAGGGGCTGGGGCTGCTCTTCACCAGCATGCTGGCGGTTTTGACCGTGGTTCTGCCCATCACGCTCTACAACGCCATCGAGACCATGAACAACGTCGAAGCCATGGAAGCCGCCGGCGACAAGTATGACGTTCGCGAGTGCCAGGCCGTCGATGGCGTGGGGACAATGATCGGCGCCCTGTTTGGCGGTGTATTCCCCACCACGGTCTACATCGCCACCGTAGGGGCGAAATGGATGGGTGCCGGACGCGGCTATAGCATCCTCAACGGCGCCGTTTACGGTATCGCCACGATGTTCGGTCTGATTGCCGCCCTGGCCGCCATCATCCCGGTATCGGTGGTAGCGCCTATTCTGGTGTTCGTCGGCATGTCGATGATCGCCACGGCGTTCCAGTCCAATGACACTCGTTACTATCCCGCCGTCGCGTTGGCGATGCTGCCCTATTTCGCCAACTATGTGATGACCCGCTTCAATCGCGGCGCGGGTGATGTGGTAGCGGACATTTCCAGCTCGATCGTGGCAATGGGGCAAGGGGCGATGTTCATGGCCATCTTTATCGGCGCTATGACCGTTTCCGTGATCGACCACCAGTTCCGGCGCGCGGCGATATTTGCCCTGTTTGCCGCGAGCTTCTCGTTCGTCGGCTTGATGCACGCGCCGAAACTCGCCTTCAATGCCGCTCCCGACTTCGTGCTGGGGTATCTGGTCATGGCCTTGCTGTTCGTCTACTTTGCCTTCCAGGAAGCAAGGCGCTCATCCATTTCCCGCTGA
- a CDS encoding MATE family efflux transporter — MARTLWQQTWPMAIGVLALLGFQLVDSAFIARLGTAPLAAQSFTFPLSFLIIGIQVGMGIAIAALISRALGAGENERARRLGSLVLLIGNSVIAMLAGLLWLLQAPVFSLLGADQSTLGLIRSYWTPQLLAAWVGAVLYFVYSISRAHGDTRLPGKLMVATSLINLILDPILIFGIGSWEGMGLPGAAWATVVAFTSGLWVAGAKVQRAGWISLQALGEEARVSLIPFAGIAGPAMVSQLMPPLAAMLAISIVASLGETQVAAWGLASRLETVSLMVILAMTMSLPPWLGRCYGAGDWTQIRNLLSLALKVAVGWQLLLGLVIALLSPWVALLLSGNPDVQSELALLIRFLLPSYAALGVCMLVVSAGNALGWPLRAMLLSSARLFVCYLPCLWLGSQWGWQGLAVGAAAGNVLAGLLAWGVLRRILSSPKRRAGQQASS; from the coding sequence ATGGCGCGTACCTTGTGGCAACAGACCTGGCCGATGGCGATCGGTGTGCTGGCGCTGCTGGGTTTTCAGCTGGTCGATAGCGCCTTTATCGCCCGGCTGGGCACGGCTCCCCTGGCCGCCCAGTCGTTTACCTTCCCATTGTCCTTTCTGATTATCGGTATCCAGGTGGGGATGGGGATTGCCATTGCCGCCTTGATCTCGCGTGCCCTTGGCGCGGGAGAAAATGAACGTGCCAGACGCCTGGGCAGCCTGGTGCTATTGATAGGCAATAGTGTCATCGCGATGCTGGCAGGCCTGCTATGGCTCCTCCAGGCTCCCGTTTTCTCCTTGCTCGGAGCCGATCAATCCACGCTGGGCTTGATACGAAGCTACTGGACTCCACAATTGCTTGCCGCATGGGTAGGGGCGGTTCTCTATTTCGTCTATAGCATTTCCCGTGCCCATGGTGACACCCGGCTACCGGGCAAGTTGATGGTGGCGACCAGCCTGATCAACCTGATTCTGGACCCTATATTGATTTTCGGCATCGGAAGCTGGGAAGGCATGGGTTTGCCGGGAGCTGCCTGGGCTACGGTGGTGGCGTTCACTTCCGGCTTGTGGGTGGCCGGGGCCAAGGTGCAGCGTGCCGGCTGGATCTCGCTGCAAGCGCTGGGAGAGGAAGCGCGTGTCTCGTTGATTCCTTTTGCAGGAATCGCAGGTCCTGCGATGGTCAGCCAGTTGATGCCTCCCCTGGCCGCCATGCTGGCGATTTCCATCGTGGCGAGCCTGGGAGAAACACAGGTGGCGGCATGGGGATTGGCAAGCCGCCTGGAGACCGTCTCCTTGATGGTTATTCTCGCCATGACCATGTCGCTTCCGCCCTGGCTTGGGCGCTGTTATGGCGCGGGGGACTGGACACAGATTCGAAATTTGCTGTCTTTGGCCCTCAAGGTGGCGGTGGGGTGGCAGCTACTCTTGGGCTTGGTGATAGCCTTGCTGTCCCCGTGGGTGGCGCTACTGCTGTCGGGAAACCCGGACGTGCAGAGCGAGCTGGCCTTGCTGATTCGCTTTTTATTGCCAAGCTATGCCGCGTTGGGGGTATGCATGCTGGTAGTGTCGGCGGGCAATGCCCTGGGGTGGCCGCTACGTGCCATGCTGCTGTCCAGCGCTCGCTTGTTCGTCTGTTATCTGCCCTGCTTGTGGTTGGGAAGCCAGTGGGGATGGCAAGGCCTGGCGGTGGGAGCGGCGGCCGGCAATGTTCTGGCCGGGTTGCTTGCCTGGGGAGTGTTGCGCCGAATCCTGTCCAGCCCGAAGAGACGGGCTGGACAGCAAGCGAGCTCCTGA